In Paracoccus fistulariae, a single window of DNA contains:
- a CDS encoding membrane-bound PQQ-dependent dehydrogenase, glucose/quinate/shikimate family: MRILLSLLFAVIGAVLAVGGVRLAMLGGSPYFIVFGVVMVVTAILILNRSIAARWLYALLLIGLAVWSWSEVGYDWWPLASRMGMFLILGLLLLLPYGVREPRFERAWLPLFLVTAVIGLGTLGALTQDKYAITGDLPTEIANADPDMGPVAGDEDWIAYGRTQYGQRFSPIDQITPENVTRLEAAWSYQTGDLKQPGDSGEFTYQATPIKIGNTLYLCTPHNWAIALDADSGAEKWVYKANIQPDANRQHQTCRGVSYWPGDDSRAVAETPAAIPDARVQHPARPALSNVTGTTGSCETRIFMPTSDAHLLALDPETGALCQDFADNGALNLMHNMPYKQDGYYYSTSPPVIVGNTLVIAGAVNDNYNVDEPSGVVRAYDTRDGRLLWNWDSGNPTETAPFDVNDPDQVYATSSPNSWAPLSADPTLGMVYLPMGNRTPDQLGMYRSEAEETYATSVTALDLETGQVRWVHQFVHHDLWDMDTPAQPTLIDLDLPQGRVPALVQPTKQGDVYVLNRETGEAILPVSEVSVSTDTIPEDFASPTQPVSALSFNPEPLTEERMWGATAIDQMMCRIAFRQLRYDGRYTPPSLQGSIVYPGNFGVFNWGGIAVDPRRQVMFGMPLQLAFTSKLIPQEELGDVETNVGEQGVNSNEGAPYAVEMGPFLSPLGIPCQAPPWGFVAGADLRTGKIAWKHKNGTTRDMTPVPLPLPLGMPGIGGPIITGGGVAFMAAATDDVLRAYDLTSGEELWQTDLPAGGQATPMTYLDSQGRQMIVQVAGGHGSIGTKQGDYVQAWRLPAE; this comes from the coding sequence ATGCGAATTCTGCTTTCGCTTCTTTTTGCGGTGATCGGGGCCGTGCTGGCCGTGGGCGGGGTGCGCCTGGCCATGCTGGGCGGCAGCCCGTATTTCATCGTCTTTGGCGTCGTCATGGTGGTGACGGCCATCCTGATCCTGAATCGCAGCATCGCCGCACGCTGGCTTTATGCCCTGCTGCTGATCGGGCTGGCCGTGTGGTCATGGTCCGAGGTGGGCTATGACTGGTGGCCGCTGGCGTCCCGGATGGGGATGTTCCTGATTCTGGGGCTGCTTTTGCTGCTGCCCTATGGCGTTCGGGAACCGCGTTTCGAACGCGCCTGGCTGCCGCTGTTTCTTGTGACGGCTGTGATCGGGCTGGGCACGCTTGGCGCGCTGACGCAGGATAAATATGCGATCACGGGCGATCTGCCGACCGAAATTGCGAATGCCGATCCCGATATGGGTCCGGTGGCCGGGGATGAGGACTGGATCGCCTATGGCCGCACGCAATACGGTCAGCGCTTCTCTCCGATAGATCAGATCACGCCGGAAAACGTCACCCGGCTGGAGGCCGCCTGGAGCTATCAGACCGGCGATCTGAAACAGCCCGGCGATTCGGGTGAGTTCACCTATCAGGCGACCCCGATCAAGATCGGCAATACGCTGTATCTGTGTACGCCGCATAACTGGGCGATTGCGCTGGATGCGGATAGCGGGGCGGAAAAATGGGTCTACAAGGCCAATATCCAGCCCGATGCCAACCGTCAGCATCAGACCTGCCGTGGTGTCAGCTACTGGCCCGGCGATGACAGCAGGGCAGTCGCCGAAACCCCGGCCGCCATTCCCGATGCGCGGGTGCAGCATCCGGCCCGTCCGGCGCTCAGCAACGTCACAGGCACGACCGGCAGTTGCGAAACGCGGATTTTCATGCCGACCTCGGACGCGCATCTTCTGGCCCTTGACCCTGAAACGGGCGCGCTGTGTCAGGACTTTGCCGATAACGGCGCGCTGAACCTGATGCATAACATGCCCTACAAGCAGGACGGCTATTACTATTCGACCTCTCCGCCGGTGATCGTCGGCAACACGCTGGTGATCGCGGGTGCGGTGAATGACAATTACAATGTCGATGAACCCTCGGGTGTCGTGCGCGCCTATGACACGCGCGACGGTCGGCTGCTGTGGAACTGGGATTCGGGCAATCCAACCGAAACCGCGCCCTTTGACGTGAATGATCCCGATCAGGTCTATGCGACCTCTTCGCCCAACAGCTGGGCCCCGCTGAGCGCGGATCCCACGCTGGGCATGGTCTATCTGCCGATGGGGAACCGCACGCCCGACCAGCTGGGCATGTATCGCAGCGAGGCCGAGGAAACCTATGCCACCTCGGTCACCGCGCTGGATCTGGAAACGGGTCAGGTCCGCTGGGTGCACCAATTCGTACATCACGATCTGTGGGACATGGACACCCCGGCACAGCCGACGCTGATCGACCTTGATCTGCCTCAGGGGCGTGTGCCCGCGCTGGTGCAACCGACCAAGCAGGGCGATGTCTATGTGCTGAACCGCGAGACGGGCGAGGCGATCCTGCCGGTGTCCGAGGTCAGCGTCTCGACCGACACCATCCCCGAGGATTTCGCCTCGCCCACGCAGCCGGTATCGGCGCTGAGCTTCAATCCCGAGCCGCTGACCGAGGAACGGATGTGGGGTGCCACGGCAATCGACCAGATGATGTGCCGGATCGCCTTCCGCCAGCTTCGCTATGATGGCCGCTATACGCCGCCATCCCTGCAGGGCTCGATCGTCTATCCGGGGAATTTCGGGGTGTTCAACTGGGGCGGCATCGCGGTCGATCCACGCCGTCAGGTGATGTTCGGGATGCCATTGCAGCTGGCCTTCACCTCGAAGCTGATCCCGCAAGAGGAACTGGGCGATGTCGAAACCAATGTCGGCGAACAGGGCGTGAATTCCAACGAAGGCGCCCCCTATGCGGTCGAGATGGGCCCGTTCCTGTCGCCGCTGGGCATTCCCTGCCAGGCGCCGCCATGGGGATTCGTGGCGGGGGCCGATCTGCGCACGGGCAAGATCGCGTGGAAGCACAAGAACGGCACGACCCGCGACATGACGCCAGTTCCGCTGCCGCTGCCCTTGGGCATGCCGGGCATCGGCGGGCCGATCATCACCGGAGGCGGGGTGGCGTTCATGGCCGCTGCGACCGACGATGTTCTGCGCGCCTATGATCTGACCAGCGGCGAAGAGCTGTGGCAGACGGACCTGCCCGCAGGTGGTCAGGCCACGCCGATGACCTATCTGGACAGTCAGGGCCGGCAGATGATCGTGCAGGTCGCGGGCGGGCATGGCTCGATCGGGACGAAACAGGGCGATTATGTCCAGGCATGGCGGTTGCCCGCCGAATAA